The sequence AGATGATCGATTGTTGGAATTATTTTTAATGCTTCGTCTCTTGTTGGATAATTACCATTGCTTACTCCGAGATATGCTATTGTAAATGATGGGACAAGTAACTGTTGGTCTTCGTTAAATATTGGGTAGCTTGAATGCATTCTGAGAAATATTTCTCTTTCTTTTGCAAAATTGTCTCTGTATCTAGTTATTGCTTCTTGCATTCTTTGAGGGAGTTCCTTGATTTCATGAATTGTTCTTCCATCGATATATAAGGTATCAATTAATCCATGGACGAAATATTCTGATATTGTTAATGGTGATGCTTCTGGTAAGAAAACTGCTTTAGGGCCAGTTTTCCTATTTTTGGGATAGAACATAATTGTTGCGTAATTTTCGTTGTAATTAACAAGGTTATCCCATAACCTTTGAAAACTGTGTGTGGATGGTTTCTTCTTATCTTCTTTTTCTGTTGTAGAGAGAATACTTTTCATCCTATTCATGGCATTTAGACTTGCTGTTTGACCATAAAGATAATGGTTAAGATTAACCATTCCTGATCCTGAACGTTTTGCTTCATTGGCTGGTTGAGTTGCTATTGTTTTATATGCTTCGTTGAATGCTACCTTTGCTGCTTCTAGAGTTTTGTAACTTTTATGCGTTACGCTTCTGCCTAATATAAACTGATTTGATGTTGCCCAGTTGTTGTATATTCCTTTGGATGGTCCGTCAAATATGACATACCATTTTTTCTTTGGTTCTTCTGGATACGATGTTTGTTGAGATTATTCTTCTTCTTCAGTCATTTCATACCAACTTTGTTTTTTGGGTGTTTCTGGTTCTTCTAAGTTAATGATAGTTGATTTATGTAGTGTTTGTGAATTTGGTGTttgtgttgatgttgatgatgaggGTGTTGTTAATGAAGGTGATTCTTCCTTGATTTTTTCTGGGGTTTCTTTTTTGACTGTTTTTTGTTGGGTTAAAATGTTTAAGGTTTCTAGTAATTCCTCCTCCTCCCTCTGAAAAATTGATAGTTGTCGTTGCTGTGTTTGAATCTGTTCTCTTTTTTG comes from Rutidosis leptorrhynchoides isolate AG116_Rl617_1_P2 chromosome 4, CSIRO_AGI_Rlap_v1, whole genome shotgun sequence and encodes:
- the LOC139841418 gene encoding uncharacterized protein is translated as MVNLNHYLYGQTASLNAMNRMKSILSTTEKEDKKKPSTHSFQRLWDNLVNYNENYATIMFYPKNRKTGPKAVFLPEASPLTISEYFVHGLIDTLYIDGRTIHEIKELPQRMQEAITRYRDNFAKEREIFLRMHSSYPIFNEDQQLLVPSFTIAYLGVSNGNYPTRDEALKIIPTIDHLVSSLAGVYFGSSKIGNGQEQQENVRINYVHKNVLIYSSTIEKIDEKGLNLINNFEEPFEAFTGQLSALPEDIKRRLCKQISRAPRYSCEYCQEKDTFLAS